A region from the Paraburkholderia youngii genome encodes:
- a CDS encoding hydroxymethylglutaryl-CoA lyase, whose product MNDTRERVVVTEVGLRDGLQSIARIMSTDDKRRWIDAAYAAGVRHMEVASFVPAKLLPQMADAAAVVAHARSYDDLSVTALVPNLKGAQRALDAGVERIVAPISVSVAHSVANVRKTPAEMIDAFAAMRELIDRATSAGGRRVELIAGLSTVFGCTLQGAVPYADIAAIARAAVQAGADVIALGDTTGEATPRQVGEVIELVRDLAGDRLRSLHFHDTRGLGLANTLVALQHGIREFDASLAGLGGCPHAPGATGNVNTEDLVFMLDSMGYDTGIDITRLLASRAVLAQALPGEPLYGYLARAGLPKQFAHGQPTARESAGSSEFLRYSHSSAPQVPQ is encoded by the coding sequence ATGAATGACACCCGCGAGCGCGTCGTCGTGACCGAAGTCGGTCTGCGCGACGGTCTGCAAAGCATTGCCCGCATCATGTCCACCGACGACAAGCGCCGCTGGATCGACGCCGCCTACGCGGCCGGCGTGCGTCATATGGAAGTCGCGTCATTCGTGCCGGCGAAGCTGCTGCCGCAAATGGCCGACGCCGCCGCAGTAGTCGCCCACGCCCGTAGCTATGACGATCTGAGCGTCACGGCGCTCGTGCCGAACCTGAAGGGCGCGCAGCGCGCGCTCGATGCCGGCGTAGAGCGCATCGTCGCGCCGATTTCGGTGAGCGTCGCGCATAGCGTCGCGAACGTGCGCAAGACGCCCGCCGAGATGATCGACGCGTTCGCCGCGATGCGTGAACTGATCGATCGCGCGACTTCGGCGGGTGGGCGTCGCGTCGAGTTGATCGCCGGTTTGTCGACGGTGTTCGGCTGCACGCTGCAAGGCGCGGTGCCGTACGCGGATATCGCCGCGATCGCGCGCGCCGCGGTGCAGGCCGGCGCCGACGTGATCGCGCTCGGTGACACGACCGGCGAGGCGACGCCGCGCCAGGTCGGCGAGGTGATCGAGCTGGTGCGCGACCTCGCGGGCGACAGGCTCCGCTCGCTGCACTTCCACGACACGCGCGGCCTCGGTCTTGCCAACACACTGGTCGCGCTGCAGCACGGGATTCGCGAATTCGATGCGTCGCTGGCCGGTCTCGGCGGCTGTCCGCATGCGCCGGGCGCGACCGGCAACGTCAATACCGAAGACCTCGTCTTCATGCTCGACAGCATGGGCTACGACACCGGCATCGACATCACGCGGCTGCTCGCCTCGCGCGCGGTGCTCGCGCAAGCGCTGCCGGGCGAGCCGCTGTATGGCTATCTCGCGCGAGCGGGATTGCCGAAGCAGTTCGCGCATGGGCAACCGACCGCGCGCGAATCCGCGGGCTCCTCCGAATTTTTGCGTTATTCCCATTCTTCCGCTCCGCAGGTGCCGCAATGA
- a CDS encoding LysR family transcriptional regulator, with translation MWQIDQVTLRLFIAVCEEGTIARAAEREFIAPSAVSKRLADLEALVDVALLSRSQRGVRATAAGEALLRHARLIMRGHERLQAELSEYAAGARGHVRVLANVSSMVEFLPEALSAFLQANPAIRVDVEERVSADIVRGLEEGVADLGICRDTVPLGSLDTLPYRADHLALIVPRAHPLAGETQVGFEQTLGFDHLGLASNASVNALMQRIALEKGSELNYRTYVSTFDAAYRFIQAGLAVAILPREALPRHAANEYGIVAVPLRDAWAERRFVICMRDRAALTLAAARLLEHLLDAR, from the coding sequence ATGTGGCAAATCGATCAGGTCACGCTGCGCTTGTTCATCGCCGTGTGCGAGGAAGGCACGATCGCGCGCGCGGCCGAGCGCGAGTTCATCGCGCCGTCGGCGGTCAGCAAGCGGCTCGCCGATCTCGAAGCGCTCGTCGATGTTGCACTGCTGTCGCGCAGCCAGCGCGGCGTGCGCGCGACCGCCGCGGGCGAAGCGCTGTTGCGCCACGCGCGGCTCATCATGCGCGGCCACGAACGCTTGCAGGCCGAGCTCAGTGAATACGCGGCCGGCGCGCGCGGCCATGTGCGGGTGCTGGCGAACGTGTCGTCGATGGTGGAGTTCTTGCCCGAGGCGTTGTCCGCGTTTTTGCAGGCGAATCCGGCGATTCGGGTAGATGTCGAGGAGCGCGTCAGCGCGGACATCGTGCGCGGGCTCGAAGAGGGCGTCGCCGATCTGGGCATCTGTCGCGACACGGTGCCGCTCGGCAGTCTCGACACGCTGCCGTATCGCGCCGACCATCTGGCGCTGATCGTGCCGCGCGCGCATCCGCTCGCGGGCGAGACGCAGGTCGGCTTCGAACAGACGCTCGGATTCGATCATCTGGGGCTCGCCTCCAATGCGTCGGTCAACGCGCTGATGCAGCGCATCGCGCTGGAGAAGGGCAGCGAGTTGAACTACCGCACCTATGTATCGACGTTCGATGCCGCCTACCGCTTCATCCAGGCGGGTCTCGCGGTCGCGATTCTGCCGCGCGAGGCATTGCCGCGCCATGCCGCCAACGAGTACGGCATCGTCGCCGTGCCATTGCGCGACGCGTGGGCCGAGCGGCGCTTCGTTATTTGCATGCGCGATCGCGCGGCGTTGACGCTGGCGGCGGCGCGCTTGCTCGAGCATCTGTTGGACGCCAGGTAA
- a CDS encoding LysE family translocator, whose translation MSTTSLFFTAAGVGLAIAAPVGPMGMLCIRRTLTGGPRAGLAIGFGIASGDAAYGLIAALGLVGISQFMLAYDRPLHLLAGLFLLYLGVRALLQKPPAESAGANGNGNGKLAQIGRAGALRAYASALLLTLTNPQTIIMFAALFTTLAPRGAFSPAIALTTVGGVFAGSIAWWCCLVTMVSLARHAIGSRLRHAIDRVVGLMLAAFGVVEIRRAL comes from the coding sequence ATGTCCACCACCAGTCTGTTTTTCACCGCCGCCGGCGTCGGCCTCGCGATCGCCGCGCCGGTCGGCCCGATGGGCATGCTGTGCATCCGCCGCACGCTGACCGGCGGCCCGCGCGCGGGACTTGCGATCGGCTTCGGCATCGCGAGCGGCGACGCGGCCTACGGGCTGATCGCCGCGCTCGGCCTCGTCGGCATTTCGCAGTTCATGCTCGCGTACGACCGCCCGCTGCATCTGCTCGCCGGCCTGTTCCTGCTGTATCTCGGCGTGCGCGCGCTGCTGCAGAAGCCGCCCGCTGAAAGCGCCGGCGCCAACGGCAACGGCAATGGCAAGCTCGCGCAGATCGGCCGCGCCGGCGCGCTGCGTGCGTACGCGAGCGCGCTGCTGCTGACGCTGACCAATCCGCAGACCATCATCATGTTCGCGGCGCTGTTCACGACGCTCGCACCGCGCGGCGCGTTCTCGCCGGCCATCGCGCTGACGACGGTCGGCGGCGTGTTCGCCGGCTCGATCGCGTGGTGGTGCTGTCTGGTGACGATGGTGTCGCTCGCGCGTCATGCGATCGGCAGCAGGCTGCGCCATGCGATCGATCGCGTGGTCGGCCTGATGCTCGCGGCGTTCGGCGTCGTCGAAATCCGCCGCGCGCTCTGA
- a CDS encoding sulfite exporter TauE/SafE family protein, giving the protein MALPHIDLLYSVSGLFVGFLVGLTGVGGGSLMTPILVLLFNVHPATAVGTDLLYAAATKATGTLVHGLKGSVDWQITLRLAAGSVPAATITLILLHRYGMDTPGAGRLIQVVLGAALLVTAIALVFRPQLAALGARKLRAPSQGRTLALTMLTGAILGTLVSLTSVGAGAIGVTVLLLLYPLLPTTRIVGSDIAHAVPLTLLAGAGHWLLGSIDWSMLLSLLVGSLPGIAIGSYLASRAPEVLLRNLLAATLTLVGVRLVLS; this is encoded by the coding sequence ATGGCACTCCCCCACATCGATCTGCTGTACTCCGTCTCTGGCCTGTTCGTCGGCTTTCTGGTCGGGCTGACGGGCGTCGGCGGCGGCTCGCTGATGACGCCGATCCTCGTCCTGCTATTCAACGTGCACCCTGCCACCGCGGTCGGCACCGACCTGCTGTACGCGGCCGCCACCAAGGCGACCGGCACGCTGGTGCACGGCCTGAAGGGCTCGGTCGACTGGCAGATCACGCTGCGCCTCGCGGCCGGCAGCGTGCCCGCGGCCACCATCACGCTGATCCTGCTGCATCGCTACGGGATGGACACGCCGGGCGCGGGCCGGCTGATCCAGGTCGTGCTCGGCGCGGCGCTGCTGGTTACCGCGATCGCGCTGGTGTTCCGTCCGCAGCTTGCGGCGCTCGGCGCGCGCAAGCTACGCGCGCCGAGCCAGGGGCGCACGCTCGCGCTGACGATGCTGACCGGCGCGATCCTCGGTACGCTGGTGTCGCTGACGTCGGTGGGCGCGGGCGCGATCGGCGTGACGGTGTTGCTGCTGCTGTATCCGCTGCTGCCGACGACACGCATCGTCGGCTCCGACATCGCGCACGCGGTCCCGCTGACCTTGCTCGCGGGCGCCGGACATTGGCTGCTCGGCTCGATCGACTGGTCGATGCTGCTGTCGCTGCTGGTGGGATCGCTGCCCGGCATCGCAATCGGCAGCTATCTGGCGTCGCGCGCGCCGGAAGTACTGCTGCGCAATCTGCTCGCGGCGACGCTGACGCTGGTCGGCGTGCGGCTGGTGTTGTCGTGA
- a CDS encoding BON domain-containing protein, with translation MKTVGFLKTLGAVVAMVAACSVYAQNAPDTASAAATVKAGKAANHELGRKVRHALTKTQGLDVSHIAVRARGGAVTLTGTVPDQGQAEKAGEAAKGVEGVTSVTNKLTAKQQ, from the coding sequence ATGAAAACGGTCGGTTTTCTGAAAACACTGGGTGCGGTCGTGGCGATGGTGGCGGCGTGCAGCGTCTACGCCCAGAACGCTCCAGATACGGCGTCGGCGGCAGCCACCGTCAAGGCCGGCAAGGCAGCGAATCACGAACTTGGCCGTAAGGTGCGCCACGCGCTGACCAAGACCCAGGGTCTCGACGTGTCGCATATCGCCGTGCGCGCGCGTGGCGGTGCAGTGACGCTGACCGGCACGGTACCGGACCAGGGCCAGGCCGAGAAGGCCGGCGAAGCCGCCAAGGGCGTCGAGGGCGTGACGTCGGTGACCAACAAGCTGACGGCGAAGCAACAGTAA
- a CDS encoding TAXI family TRAP transporter solute-binding subunit: MKPDTGRSRPTRLVARFVAISWRDLAVSFGPLVLLVIVAIWAAVRLIQPAPPNTLTISAGPVGSTFWIAAQKYKAILARNRITLNVLASQGSQENLKRLLDPNANVDVGFVQSGIAPAAVDKDKSLMSLGSVAYVPLAIFYRGAPVDWLSGFKGERLAIGPEGSGTRELALALLKANGIVPGGPTQLLPLTGDAAADALIDGTIDATFLAGDSAQPAVMGKLYRTQNVRFYDFSQADAYTRRFPYLTQLKVPMGAFDLGKNLPANSISIVAPTAELIARDSLHPALSDLLIEAAREVHGGATTMQRAGEFPAPLAHDFPLSDDAARYYKSGKSFLYRTLPFWIASLADRLLVIVVPLIVLLVPALRVVPGLYAWRVKSRIYRWYGALIAIERSALSEHSSAERASLIERLDTIEDSVNGMKMPLAYADQFYVLREHIGFVRRRLMASRDTSGGLDEADEQAADKVKG; this comes from the coding sequence ATGAAGCCTGACACCGGCCGCAGCCGCCCTACCCGTCTCGTCGCCCGTTTTGTCGCGATCTCGTGGCGCGACCTGGCGGTCTCGTTCGGCCCGCTCGTGCTGCTCGTGATCGTCGCGATCTGGGCCGCCGTGCGGCTGATCCAGCCCGCCCCGCCAAATACGCTGACGATTAGCGCCGGCCCGGTCGGCAGCACATTCTGGATCGCCGCGCAGAAGTACAAGGCGATCCTCGCGCGCAACCGCATCACGCTGAACGTGCTGGCCTCGCAGGGCTCGCAGGAAAATCTGAAGCGGCTGTTGGACCCCAACGCCAACGTCGATGTCGGCTTCGTGCAGAGCGGCATCGCGCCCGCCGCGGTCGACAAGGACAAAAGCCTGATGTCGCTCGGCAGCGTCGCTTACGTGCCGCTCGCGATCTTCTATCGCGGCGCGCCGGTCGACTGGCTGTCCGGCTTCAAGGGCGAGCGCCTCGCGATCGGCCCCGAGGGCAGCGGCACGCGCGAACTCGCGCTCGCGCTGCTGAAGGCCAACGGCATCGTGCCGGGCGGCCCGACCCAACTGCTGCCGCTGACGGGCGACGCAGCCGCCGACGCGCTGATCGACGGCACGATCGACGCGACCTTCCTCGCCGGCGACTCGGCGCAGCCGGCCGTGATGGGCAAGCTCTACCGCACGCAGAACGTGCGCTTCTACGATTTCTCGCAGGCCGACGCGTACACCCGCCGCTTTCCGTACCTGACGCAGCTGAAGGTGCCGATGGGCGCGTTCGACCTCGGCAAGAACCTGCCGGCGAACTCGATCAGCATCGTCGCGCCGACCGCCGAGCTGATCGCGCGCGATTCGCTGCATCCGGCGCTGTCGGATCTGCTGATCGAAGCCGCGCGCGAAGTGCACGGCGGCGCGACGACGATGCAGCGCGCCGGTGAATTCCCCGCGCCGCTCGCGCACGACTTCCCGCTGTCCGACGATGCCGCGCGCTACTACAAGTCGGGCAAGAGCTTCCTGTACCGGACGCTGCCGTTCTGGATCGCGAGCCTCGCGGACCGCCTGCTGGTGATCGTCGTGCCGCTGATCGTGCTGCTGGTGCCGGCGCTGCGCGTCGTGCCGGGCTTGTACGCGTGGCGCGTCAAGTCGCGCATCTATCGCTGGTACGGCGCGCTGATCGCGATCGAGCGCAGCGCGCTCAGCGAACACTCGTCGGCCGAACGCGCGTCGCTGATCGAGCGGCTCGACACGATCGAAGACTCGGTCAACGGCATGAAGATGCCGCTCGCGTACGCGGACCAGTTCTACGTGCTGCGCGAGCACATCGGCTTCGTGCGGCGGCGGCTCATGGCAAGCCGCGACACGTCGGGCGGGCTGGACGAAGCCGACGAGCAGGCGGCCGATAAAGTCAAAGGCTGA